One window from the genome of Methanobrevibacter olleyae encodes:
- a CDS encoding replication factor C large subunit: protein MLWTDKYRPKRFEDVVGNVKQKKIIQSWVEKWKDDNPQPPLLLIGPAGTGKTTIAHIIADEFSEYIELNASDKRSHDLLISTIGESASTYSLFGNNRKLIIMDEVDGIHGTNDRGGTKALNKIIKESKQPIVMMANDFYSNKLTTIKKNAQVVKMDKIKSPSINKYLRDVVLKNEEIEVDKEVLKKLTKRSSGDLRSSINTLQALVENEGELTEEALDSTSQKDNTSTIFDTVTRVLKSKNPEHVKRSMFENNEDPSLVMEYIAENIPREYESNKEVKKAYEMISQADLYFGRTRSSQYYGYWRYASDFMGLGVSNSKVDTYRKFSKVVGPMAFTMMGRTRGKRALRDVIASKMEEKMHVSLQVAYTIFPYFEIMFENDEVAWEISDFLELEDDEIKFFRKKKIPKATITKMEKVKAEMREDEKEQWRSSIKEGIFREIPPQDLKASDAVEESFSHENDTVLDIFDDFSDEELDEIASDLSLNDKSKSKSRAKKSRDSEDVESKSREDKKEEKLDKEQTTLFSF from the coding sequence ATGTTATGGACTGATAAATACCGACCAAAAAGATTTGAGGATGTAGTCGGTAATGTTAAACAAAAGAAGATTATTCAATCATGGGTTGAAAAGTGGAAAGATGATAATCCTCAACCACCTTTATTATTAATAGGACCTGCTGGAACTGGTAAAACCACAATAGCTCATATCATTGCAGATGAATTCTCTGAATATATTGAATTAAATGCAAGTGATAAACGCTCACATGATTTATTAATAAGTACAATAGGAGAATCAGCAAGCACTTATTCTCTATTTGGAAATAATCGTAAATTAATTATAATGGATGAAGTAGATGGTATTCATGGAACTAACGATAGAGGTGGAACTAAAGCTTTAAATAAAATCATTAAAGAAAGTAAACAGCCTATTGTTATGATGGCTAATGATTTTTATAGCAATAAATTAACCACTATAAAAAAGAATGCTCAAGTTGTAAAGATGGATAAAATCAAATCTCCTTCAATTAATAAATACTTACGTGATGTAGTGCTTAAAAATGAAGAAATTGAAGTGGATAAAGAAGTTTTAAAAAAATTAACAAAAAGATCAAGTGGAGATTTACGTTCATCTATTAATACATTACAGGCACTTGTTGAAAATGAAGGGGAATTAACTGAAGAGGCTTTAGATTCAACAAGCCAGAAAGATAATACTAGCACTATATTTGATACTGTAACAAGAGTTTTAAAAAGCAAAAATCCAGAACATGTTAAACGTTCAATGTTTGAAAATAACGAAGATCCAAGCTTAGTAATGGAGTATATTGCTGAAAATATTCCAAGAGAGTATGAAAGTAATAAAGAAGTTAAAAAAGCATATGAAATGATTAGCCAAGCAGATTTATACTTTGGAAGAACTCGTTCTAGCCAATATTACGGTTACTGGAGATATGCATCTGATTTTATGGGATTGGGAGTTTCAAACTCTAAAGTAGATACCTATAGAAAATTCAGTAAAGTTGTTGGACCTATGGCATTTACTATGATGGGTAGAACCCGTGGAAAAAGAGCCTTAAGGGATGTTATTGCATCTAAAATGGAAGAAAAAATGCATGTTTCTCTTCAAGTAGCTTATACTATTTTCCCATATTTTGAAATAATGTTTGAAAATGATGAAGTAGCTTGGGAAATTTCAGACTTTTTAGAATTAGAAGATGATGAAATAAAATTCTTTAGAAAGAAAAAAATTCCAAAAGCTACTATTACTAAAATGGAAAAAGTCAAAGCAGAAATGCGTGAAGATGAAAAAGAACAGTGGCGCAGTTCAATTAAAGAAGGAATATTTAGAGAAATTCCCCCTCAAGATTTAAAAGCAAGTGATGCTGTTGAAGAATCATTTTCACATGAAAATGATACTGTTCTCGACATCTTTGATGACTTTTCAGATGAAGAGCTAGATGAAATAGCTAGTGACTTATCTTTAAATGATAAATCCAAATCTAAATCAAGAGCTAAAAAATCTAGAGATAGTGAAGATGTTGAATCTAAATCAAGAGAAGATAAAAAAGAAGAAAAACTTGATAAAGAACAAACTACTTTATTTAGCTTCTAG
- a CDS encoding zinc metalloprotease HtpX, which translates to MKGTWKLKLRLWLSMLIMFGLVYVLIMLAGNFLGYGGFYQFYALAGLFVLFLQYLFGPKIVESSMGVHQLSEAEAPELHQIVEELAMAANIPKPKVGISNTMVPNAFAYGRSKRSGHVCVTKGILDLLDREELKAVLGHEISHIKHNDMAITTVVSAIPLICYYLAFSLMFSGGGDNDNRGAILGVIALVAYFLGQLIVLFISRMREYYADAGSVELGCRPEKLASALYKLVYGAARVPESEIKDIEGTKAFFLTDISNAKSEINNLAQLDLDKDGTISAEELNMLRNSKVNVSTSNKIMELLSTHPDMLKRIKRLADNN; encoded by the coding sequence ATGAAAGGAACTTGGAAACTCAAATTAAGATTATGGCTTTCAATGCTTATTATGTTCGGTTTAGTATATGTTTTAATTATGCTTGCTGGAAATTTCTTAGGATATGGAGGCTTTTATCAATTTTATGCATTAGCAGGATTATTTGTATTGTTCTTACAATATTTATTTGGTCCAAAGATCGTAGAAAGTTCAATGGGTGTACATCAGTTATCAGAGGCTGAAGCACCTGAGCTTCATCAAATCGTTGAAGAATTAGCTATGGCAGCTAATATTCCTAAGCCTAAAGTAGGTATTTCTAATACTATGGTACCTAATGCATTTGCTTATGGTAGATCTAAGCGTAGTGGACATGTATGTGTTACAAAAGGAATTTTAGATTTACTTGATAGGGAAGAACTTAAAGCAGTTTTAGGGCATGAAATATCCCATATTAAGCATAACGATATGGCCATTACTACTGTTGTAAGTGCTATCCCATTAATCTGCTATTATCTAGCTTTCTCACTTATGTTTTCAGGTGGGGGAGATAATGACAATAGAGGTGCTATTTTAGGAGTTATAGCATTGGTTGCCTATTTTTTAGGTCAATTGATTGTTTTATTTATTTCTAGAATGAGAGAATACTACGCTGATGCAGGTAGTGTAGAATTAGGTTGCAGACCTGAAAAATTAGCTTCTGCATTATATAAACTAGTTTATGGTGCAGCAAGGGTTCCTGAATCTGAAATTAAAGATATTGAAGGAACTAAAGCATTTTTCTTAACTGATATTTCTAATGCAAAAAGCGAAATTAATAATCTAGCCCAACTAGACTTAGATAAAGATGGAACTATTAGTGCTGAAGAGCTTAATATGCTAAGAAATTCAAAAGTAAATGTTTCTACATCTAATAAAATTATGGAATTATTATCTACACACCCAGATATGCTTAAAAGAATAAAAAGATTAGCTGATAATAACTAA
- the uvrA gene encoding excinuclease ABC subunit UvrA, producing the protein MSTERKNIVLKGGREHNLQNIDLSIPRDQFVVVTGLSGSGKSTLAFDTIYAEGQRRYVESLSAYARQFLGQMKKPEVDYIEGLSPAISIDQKTTKVNPRSTVGTITEIYDYLRLLFARIGIPHCPNCGKEISHQTIGQITESIIEEGEGTKIHVLSPVVKDRKGEHKDILEEFRKKGFVRVRVDGEIKGLDEDIELGKNFRHNIELVVDRLVIREGIDFQRRLSDSIETACNFAEGLVKVMFSKRDDEGNETIYEKTYSEDFACTDCGISFQELTPRMFSFNAPQGACPECNGIGTKMEMDPDLIVPNKNLSLNDGAIVPWSKSTKKENYYYQMLKAVAEHFKFSMDTAFKDLTPEEQNIILYGSDEKVAFAFKRRNRSYRVNRKFEGVITRMERLYIETKSNYNRSYISKFMSDRKCPVCGGKRLRPEILAVTVGDKSIMDVCDLSIKDSYQFFQDLELTERQLFIGKEILKEIKARLKFLVDVGLDYITMSRSSGTLSGGEAQRIRLATQIGSGLVGVLYILDEPSIGLHQRDNKKLIGTLKHLRDIGNTLIVVEHDEETILSADYVVDIGPGAGEHGGKIIAEGSPEEIMESLDSITGKYLSRRETIPINSKRKEGNGKFLTVKGAKENNLKNIDVDIPLGLFTCVTGVSGSGKSSLINQVLYKGLSTIINKKYMHPGKHDYIEGIENIDKIIRIDQNPIGRTPRSNPATYVGVFTPIRELFAETPESKARGYKPGRFSFNVKGGRCESCYGDGIIQIEMHFLSDVYVPCEVCKGKRYNDETLDIRYKGKNIYEVLEMTVEEALEFFENVPKVARKLQTLYDVGLAYIKLGQPATTLSGGEAQRVKLAKELSKTSTGQTLYILDEPTTGLHFDDIKKLLKVLDRLTDAGNSVVVIEHNLDVIKTADYIIDLGPEGGDGGGEVIATGTPEEVAESGTYTGNFLKEVLRENITVHAKELVEEKASK; encoded by the coding sequence ATGAGTACTGAAAGAAAGAACATTGTACTAAAGGGAGGAAGAGAACATAACCTTCAAAATATTGATCTATCAATTCCACGTGATCAGTTTGTAGTCGTTACTGGTTTAAGCGGTTCAGGTAAATCAACACTTGCTTTTGATACTATTTATGCTGAAGGACAGCGTAGATATGTTGAATCATTATCTGCATATGCAAGGCAATTTTTAGGTCAAATGAAAAAACCTGAAGTAGATTACATTGAAGGCCTATCTCCTGCAATCAGTATAGATCAAAAAACAACAAAAGTTAATCCAAGATCAACTGTAGGTACTATTACAGAAATTTATGATTATTTACGTTTATTATTTGCACGAATAGGAATTCCGCATTGTCCCAATTGTGGAAAAGAAATATCTCATCAAACTATCGGGCAAATAACTGAATCAATAATCGAAGAAGGAGAAGGAACTAAAATACATGTTCTATCCCCAGTTGTTAAAGACCGTAAAGGAGAACATAAAGATATTTTAGAAGAATTTAGGAAAAAAGGATTCGTTAGAGTCCGTGTAGATGGTGAAATTAAAGGTCTTGATGAGGATATTGAGCTTGGAAAAAACTTTAGGCATAATATTGAATTAGTTGTAGATAGACTTGTAATCCGTGAAGGGATAGACTTCCAAAGAAGACTATCAGATTCTATAGAGACAGCTTGTAATTTTGCAGAAGGATTAGTTAAGGTCATGTTTAGTAAAAGGGATGATGAGGGAAATGAAACTATCTATGAAAAAACATATTCTGAAGACTTTGCATGTACTGACTGCGGTATAAGTTTTCAGGAATTAACTCCCCGTATGTTTTCATTTAATGCACCTCAAGGAGCATGTCCTGAATGTAATGGTATTGGAACTAAAATGGAAATGGATCCTGACTTAATTGTACCAAATAAAAACCTAAGTTTAAATGATGGTGCCATAGTTCCATGGTCTAAATCTACTAAAAAAGAAAATTATTATTATCAAATGCTTAAAGCAGTAGCTGAGCACTTTAAATTTAGTATGGACACAGCATTTAAAGATTTAACTCCAGAAGAACAAAACATTATTCTCTATGGTTCGGATGAAAAAGTGGCATTTGCATTTAAAAGAAGAAATAGATCTTATAGGGTAAATCGTAAATTTGAAGGTGTCATTACAAGAATGGAAAGATTATATATAGAAACTAAATCTAATTATAATCGTAGTTATATCTCTAAGTTTATGAGTGACCGTAAATGTCCTGTTTGTGGTGGAAAAAGACTTCGTCCAGAGATTTTAGCAGTAACTGTAGGAGATAAGTCTATTATGGATGTATGTGATTTATCTATTAAAGATAGTTATCAATTTTTCCAAGATTTAGAATTAACAGAAAGGCAATTATTTATTGGTAAAGAGATTTTAAAAGAGATTAAAGCAAGATTAAAATTCCTAGTAGATGTAGGTTTAGACTATATTACAATGTCTAGATCTTCTGGAACCTTGTCTGGAGGAGAAGCACAAAGAATAAGATTAGCTACCCAAATAGGTTCTGGACTAGTGGGAGTTCTTTATATTTTAGACGAGCCAAGTATTGGTCTTCACCAAAGAGATAATAAAAAGCTTATTGGAACCTTAAAACATTTAAGAGATATAGGGAACACTTTAATTGTAGTGGAACATGATGAAGAAACTATTCTATCTGCTGATTATGTAGTTGATATAGGTCCTGGAGCTGGTGAACATGGAGGTAAAATAATTGCTGAAGGAAGCCCTGAAGAGATTATGGAATCTTTAGACTCTATCACTGGCAAATATTTATCAAGAAGGGAAACAATTCCTATTAACTCTAAAAGGAAAGAGGGAAATGGTAAATTCTTAACTGTTAAAGGTGCAAAAGAAAACAATCTTAAAAATATTGATGTAGATATTCCATTAGGACTATTCACTTGTGTTACTGGAGTAAGTGGCTCTGGAAAAAGTAGTTTAATCAATCAGGTTTTATATAAAGGCTTATCTACAATTATAAATAAAAAATACATGCATCCTGGAAAGCATGATTATATCGAAGGAATTGAAAATATCGATAAAATCATTAGAATTGATCAAAACCCTATTGGAAGAACTCCACGTTCAAATCCAGCTACATATGTAGGTGTTTTTACTCCAATAAGAGAATTGTTTGCTGAGACTCCTGAATCTAAAGCAAGAGGTTATAAACCTGGAAGATTTAGTTTTAATGTAAAAGGAGGAAGATGTGAATCTTGTTATGGGGATGGAATCATACAAATTGAAATGCATTTCTTATCTGATGTATATGTTCCTTGTGAAGTATGTAAAGGTAAAAGATATAATGATGAAACTTTAGATATTCGCTATAAGGGTAAAAACATCTATGAAGTTTTAGAAATGACTGTAGAAGAAGCATTGGAATTCTTTGAGAATGTACCAAAAGTTGCAAGAAAACTTCAAACATTATATGATGTTGGATTAGCTTATATTAAACTAGGTCAACCTGCTACAACCCTTTCTGGTGGTGAAGCTCAAAGGGTAAAATTAGCTAAAGAGTTATCTAAAACAAGCACTGGTCAAACATTATATATATTAGATGAACCAACTACAGGCCTTCACTTTGATGATATAAAGAAATTATTAAAGGTTTTAGATAGATTGACAGATGCTGGTAACTCTGTTGTTGTTATTGAACATAATTTAGATGTTATTAAGACAGCTGATTATATTATAGATTTAGGGCCTGAAGGAGGAGACGGTGGTGGAGAAGTTATAGCTACTGGAACACCTGAAGAGGTTGCAGAATCTGGAACTTATACTGGTAACTTTTTAAAAGAAGTTTTAAGAGAGAATATAACAGTTCATGCAAAAGAATTAGTTGAAGAAAAGGCAAGTAAATAA